In the genome of Nycticebus coucang isolate mNycCou1 chromosome 12, mNycCou1.pri, whole genome shotgun sequence, one region contains:
- the ING4 gene encoding inhibitor of growth protein 4 isoform X2: MAAGMYLEHYLDSIENLPFELQRNFQLMRDLDQRTEDLKAEIDKLATEYMSSARSLSSEEKLALLKQIQEAYGKCKEFGDDKVQLAMQTYEMVDKHIRRLDTDLARFEADLKEKQIESSDYDSSSSKGKKSRTQKEKKAARARSKGKNSDEEAPKAAQKKLKLVRTSPEYGMPSVTFGSVHPSDVLDMPVDPNEPTYCLCHQVSYGEMIGCDNPDCSIEWFHFACVGLTTKPRGKWFCPRCSQERKKK, encoded by the exons ATGGCTGCGGGGATGTATTTGGAACATTATCTGGACA GTATTGAAAACCTCCCCTTCGAATTACAGAGAAACTTTCAGCTCATGAGAGACTTAGACCAAAGAACAGAGG ACCTAAAGGCTGAAATTGACAAGTTGGCCACTGAGTATATGAGTAGCGCCCGCAGCCTGAGCTCTGAGGAAAAATTGGCCCTTCTCAAACAGATCCAGGAAGCCTATGGCAAGTGCAAGGAATTTGGTGACGACAAGGTGCAGCTTGCCATGCAGACCTATGAGATG GTGGACAAACACATTCGGCGACTGGACACAGACCTAGCCCGCTTCGAGGCTGATCTGAAGGAGAAACAGATTGAGTCAAGTGACTATGACAGCTCTTCTAGCAAAGGCAAAAAGA GCCGGAcccaaaaggagaagaaagctGCTCGTGCTCGTTCCAAAGGGAAAAACTCAGATGAAGAAGCCCCCAAGGCTGCCCAGAAGAAGTTAAAACTTGTGCGCAC AAGTCCTGAGTATGGGATGCCCTCAGTGACCTTTGGCAGTGTCCATCCCTCTGATGTGTTGGATATGCCTGTGGATCCCAATGAACCCACCTATTGCCTTTGTCACCAGGTCTCATATGGAGAGATGATTGGCTGTGACAACCCTGAC tgTTCCATCGAGTGGTTCCACTTCGCCTGTGTGGGGCTGACAACCAAGCCTCGGGGGAAGTG GTTTTGCCCACGCTGCTCCCAAGAAcggaaaaagaaatag
- the ING4 gene encoding inhibitor of growth protein 4 isoform X1 → MAAGMYLEHYLDSIENLPFELQRNFQLMRDLDQRTEDLKAEIDKLATEYMSSARSLSSEEKLALLKQIQEAYGKCKEFGDDKVQLAMQTYEMVDKHIRRLDTDLARFEADLKEKQIESSDYDSSSSKGKKKGRTQKEKKAARARSKGKNSDEEAPKAAQKKLKLVRTSPEYGMPSVTFGSVHPSDVLDMPVDPNEPTYCLCHQVSYGEMIGCDNPDCSIEWFHFACVGLTTKPRGKWFCPRCSQERKKK, encoded by the exons ATGGCTGCGGGGATGTATTTGGAACATTATCTGGACA GTATTGAAAACCTCCCCTTCGAATTACAGAGAAACTTTCAGCTCATGAGAGACTTAGACCAAAGAACAGAGG ACCTAAAGGCTGAAATTGACAAGTTGGCCACTGAGTATATGAGTAGCGCCCGCAGCCTGAGCTCTGAGGAAAAATTGGCCCTTCTCAAACAGATCCAGGAAGCCTATGGCAAGTGCAAGGAATTTGGTGACGACAAGGTGCAGCTTGCCATGCAGACCTATGAGATG GTGGACAAACACATTCGGCGACTGGACACAGACCTAGCCCGCTTCGAGGCTGATCTGAAGGAGAAACAGATTGAGTCAAGTGACTATGACAGCTCTTCTAGCAAAGGCAAAAAGA AAGGCCGGAcccaaaaggagaagaaagctGCTCGTGCTCGTTCCAAAGGGAAAAACTCAGATGAAGAAGCCCCCAAGGCTGCCCAGAAGAAGTTAAAACTTGTGCGCAC AAGTCCTGAGTATGGGATGCCCTCAGTGACCTTTGGCAGTGTCCATCCCTCTGATGTGTTGGATATGCCTGTGGATCCCAATGAACCCACCTATTGCCTTTGTCACCAGGTCTCATATGGAGAGATGATTGGCTGTGACAACCCTGAC tgTTCCATCGAGTGGTTCCACTTCGCCTGTGTGGGGCTGACAACCAAGCCTCGGGGGAAGTG GTTTTGCCCACGCTGCTCCCAAGAAcggaaaaagaaatag
- the ING4 gene encoding inhibitor of growth protein 4 isoform X3 — protein sequence MAAGMYLEHYLDSIENLPFELQRNFQLMRDLDQRTEDLKAEIDKLATEYMSSARSLSSEEKLALLKQIQEAYGKCKEFGDDKVQLAMQTYEMVDKHIRRLDTDLARFEADLKEKQIESSDYDSSSSKGRTQKEKKAARARSKGKNSDEEAPKAAQKKLKLVRTSPEYGMPSVTFGSVHPSDVLDMPVDPNEPTYCLCHQVSYGEMIGCDNPDCSIEWFHFACVGLTTKPRGKWFCPRCSQERKKK from the exons ATGGCTGCGGGGATGTATTTGGAACATTATCTGGACA GTATTGAAAACCTCCCCTTCGAATTACAGAGAAACTTTCAGCTCATGAGAGACTTAGACCAAAGAACAGAGG ACCTAAAGGCTGAAATTGACAAGTTGGCCACTGAGTATATGAGTAGCGCCCGCAGCCTGAGCTCTGAGGAAAAATTGGCCCTTCTCAAACAGATCCAGGAAGCCTATGGCAAGTGCAAGGAATTTGGTGACGACAAGGTGCAGCTTGCCATGCAGACCTATGAGATG GTGGACAAACACATTCGGCGACTGGACACAGACCTAGCCCGCTTCGAGGCTGATCTGAAGGAGAAACAGATTGAGTCAAGTGACTATGACAGCTCTTCTAGCAAAG GCCGGAcccaaaaggagaagaaagctGCTCGTGCTCGTTCCAAAGGGAAAAACTCAGATGAAGAAGCCCCCAAGGCTGCCCAGAAGAAGTTAAAACTTGTGCGCAC AAGTCCTGAGTATGGGATGCCCTCAGTGACCTTTGGCAGTGTCCATCCCTCTGATGTGTTGGATATGCCTGTGGATCCCAATGAACCCACCTATTGCCTTTGTCACCAGGTCTCATATGGAGAGATGATTGGCTGTGACAACCCTGAC tgTTCCATCGAGTGGTTCCACTTCGCCTGTGTGGGGCTGACAACCAAGCCTCGGGGGAAGTG GTTTTGCCCACGCTGCTCCCAAGAAcggaaaaagaaatag
- the ACRBP gene encoding acrosin-binding protein isoform X1: MRKLAAGFFLSLLMVLLVPLTPAPGQDSTLATTPGSPLSPTEYERFFALLTPTWKAETTCRLRATHGCRNPTLVQLDQYENHGLVPDGAVCSDLPYASWFESFCQFTQYRCSNHVYYAKRVRCSQPVSILSPNTLKEVEALAEVSPTTMTSPMSPHFTATERQAFPPWPERLNNNVEELLQSSLSLGGQEQTSDHKQEQGIDHKQDQTQEHKQEEAQEQEEQEEEQEEEAKQEEGQGTEEGLEGMSGLRADAEPQFHSDSLSSNPSSFTPRVREVESTPMMMENIQELIRSAQEMDEMNEMYDEDSYWRNQNPASLLQLPYMEAMLVLCYSIVENTCVITPTAKAWKYIEEEILGFGKSVCDNLGRRHISTCALCGFCSLKLEQCHSEANLQRQPCDNSHKTPFVSPLLTSQSLSVGTQIGSLELGRFYGLDLYGGLRMDFWCARLATKGCEDDRVSGWLQTEFLSFQDGDFPTKICDTDYIQYPNYCSFKSQQCLMRNRNRKVSRMRCLQNETYSVLSTSKSEDVVLRWSQEFSTLTLGQFG; this comes from the exons ATGAGGAAGCTAGCCGCGGGCTTCTTTCTCTCACTCCTGATGG TGCTGCTTGTGCCTCTCACACCTGCCCCAGGCCAGGATTCGACTTTGGCCACCACTCCAGGCAGCCCTCTCTCTCCTACCGAATACGAACGCTTCTTCGCACTGCTGACCCCAACCTGGAAGGCAGAGACTACCTGCCGTCTCCGTGCAACCCACGGCTGCCGGAACCCCACACTCGTCCAGCTGGATCAATATGAAAACCACGGCTTAGTGCCTGATG GTGCTGTCTGCTCTGACCTTCCTTATGCCTCCTGGTTTGAGTCCTTCTGCCAGTTTACTCAGTATCGTTGTTCCAACCACGTCTACTATGCCAAG AGGGTCCGGTGCTCCCAGCCAGTCTCTATTCTCTCACCTAACACTCTCAAGGAGGTGGAAGCTCTAGCCGAAGTCTCGCCCACCACGATGACCTCCCCCATGTCACCCCACTTCACAG CCACAGAAAGACAAGCCTTCCCTCCCTGGCCTGAGCGGCTTAACAACAACGTGGAGGAGCTCCTTCAATCCTCTTTGTCCCTTGGAGGCCAGGAGCAAACCTCGGACCACAAGCAGGAGCAAGGAATAGATCACAAACAGGACCAGACACAAGAACACAAGCAGGAGGAGGCCCAAGAACAAGAAGAGCAAGAGGAGGAGCAAGAGGAGGAGGCGAAGCAGGAAGAAGGACAGGGGACAGAGGAGGGCCTGGAGGGGATGTCTGGGCTGCGGGCAGATGCAGAGCCCCAGTTCCACTCTGACTCTTTATCTTCTAACCCTTCCTCTTTCACTCCCCGAGTACGGGAAGTGGAGTCTACTCCTATGATGATGGAGAACATCCAGGAGCTCATTCGGTCAGCCCAGGAAATGGATGAAATGAACGAAATGTATGATGAGGACTCCTACTGGAGAAACCAAAATCCTGCCAG CCTCCTGCAGCTGCCTTACATGGAAGCCATGTTGGTGCTCTGCTATTCAATTGTGGAGAACACCTGCGTCATTACCCCCACTGCCAAAGCCTGGAAGTACATAGAGGAGGAAATCCTTGGTTTTGGGAAGTCG GTCTGTGACAACCTTGGGCGGCGACATATATCGACCTGTGCCCTCTGTGGCTTCTGCTCCCTGAAGCTGGAGCAGTGCCACTCAGAGGCCAACCTGCAGCGGCAGCCATGTGACAACTCCCACAAGACACCCTTTGTCAGCCCCTTGCTCACCTCCCAGAGCCTGTCCGTTGGCACCCAG ATAGGGTCCTTAGAATTGGGCCGCTTTTACGGGCTGGATTTGTATGGTGGGCTCCGCATGGACTTCTGGTGTGCCCGGCTTGCCACAAAGGGCTGTGAAGATGATCGAGTCTCTGGTTGGCTCCAGACTGAATTCCTGAGCTTCCAGGATGGGGATTTCCCCACCAAG ATTTGTGACACAGACTATATCCAGTACCCGAACTACTGTTCCTTCAAAAGCCAGCAGTGTCTGATGAGGAACCGGAATCGGAAG GTGTCCCGCATGAGGTGTCTGCAGAACGAGACTTACAGTGTGTTGAGCACTAGCAAAAGTGAGGACGTCGTCCTGCGATGGAGCCAGGAATTCAGTACCTTGACTCTGGGCCAGTTCGGATGA
- the ACRBP gene encoding acrosin-binding protein isoform X2 has product MRKLAAGFFLSLLMVLLVPLTPAPGQDSTLATTPGSPLSPTEYERFFALLTPTWKAETTCRLRATHGCRNPTLVQLDQYENHGLVPDGAVCSDLPYASWFESFCQFTQYRCSNHVYYAKRVRCSQPVSILSPNTLKEVEALAEVSPTTMTSPMSPHFTATERQAFPPWPERLNNNVEELLQSSLSLGGQEQTSDHKQEQGIDHKQDQTQEHKQEEAQEQEEQEEEQEEEAKQEEGQGTEEGLEGMSGLRADAEPQFHSDSLSSNPSSFTPRVREVESTPMMMENIQELIRSAQEMDEMNEMYDEDSYWRNQNPASLLQLPYMEAMLVLCYSIVENTCVITPTAKAWKYIEEEILGFGKSVCDNLGRRHISTCALCGFCSLKLEQCHSEANLQRQPCDNSHKTPFVSPLLTSQSLSVGTQICDTDYIQYPNYCSFKSQQCLMRNRNRKVSRMRCLQNETYSVLSTSKSEDVVLRWSQEFSTLTLGQFG; this is encoded by the exons ATGAGGAAGCTAGCCGCGGGCTTCTTTCTCTCACTCCTGATGG TGCTGCTTGTGCCTCTCACACCTGCCCCAGGCCAGGATTCGACTTTGGCCACCACTCCAGGCAGCCCTCTCTCTCCTACCGAATACGAACGCTTCTTCGCACTGCTGACCCCAACCTGGAAGGCAGAGACTACCTGCCGTCTCCGTGCAACCCACGGCTGCCGGAACCCCACACTCGTCCAGCTGGATCAATATGAAAACCACGGCTTAGTGCCTGATG GTGCTGTCTGCTCTGACCTTCCTTATGCCTCCTGGTTTGAGTCCTTCTGCCAGTTTACTCAGTATCGTTGTTCCAACCACGTCTACTATGCCAAG AGGGTCCGGTGCTCCCAGCCAGTCTCTATTCTCTCACCTAACACTCTCAAGGAGGTGGAAGCTCTAGCCGAAGTCTCGCCCACCACGATGACCTCCCCCATGTCACCCCACTTCACAG CCACAGAAAGACAAGCCTTCCCTCCCTGGCCTGAGCGGCTTAACAACAACGTGGAGGAGCTCCTTCAATCCTCTTTGTCCCTTGGAGGCCAGGAGCAAACCTCGGACCACAAGCAGGAGCAAGGAATAGATCACAAACAGGACCAGACACAAGAACACAAGCAGGAGGAGGCCCAAGAACAAGAAGAGCAAGAGGAGGAGCAAGAGGAGGAGGCGAAGCAGGAAGAAGGACAGGGGACAGAGGAGGGCCTGGAGGGGATGTCTGGGCTGCGGGCAGATGCAGAGCCCCAGTTCCACTCTGACTCTTTATCTTCTAACCCTTCCTCTTTCACTCCCCGAGTACGGGAAGTGGAGTCTACTCCTATGATGATGGAGAACATCCAGGAGCTCATTCGGTCAGCCCAGGAAATGGATGAAATGAACGAAATGTATGATGAGGACTCCTACTGGAGAAACCAAAATCCTGCCAG CCTCCTGCAGCTGCCTTACATGGAAGCCATGTTGGTGCTCTGCTATTCAATTGTGGAGAACACCTGCGTCATTACCCCCACTGCCAAAGCCTGGAAGTACATAGAGGAGGAAATCCTTGGTTTTGGGAAGTCG GTCTGTGACAACCTTGGGCGGCGACATATATCGACCTGTGCCCTCTGTGGCTTCTGCTCCCTGAAGCTGGAGCAGTGCCACTCAGAGGCCAACCTGCAGCGGCAGCCATGTGACAACTCCCACAAGACACCCTTTGTCAGCCCCTTGCTCACCTCCCAGAGCCTGTCCGTTGGCACCCAG ATTTGTGACACAGACTATATCCAGTACCCGAACTACTGTTCCTTCAAAAGCCAGCAGTGTCTGATGAGGAACCGGAATCGGAAG GTGTCCCGCATGAGGTGTCTGCAGAACGAGACTTACAGTGTGTTGAGCACTAGCAAAAGTGAGGACGTCGTCCTGCGATGGAGCCAGGAATTCAGTACCTTGACTCTGGGCCAGTTCGGATGA